A genome region from Streptomyces pratensis includes the following:
- a CDS encoding gamma-aminobutyraldehyde dehydrogenase encodes MRNGFQVQDRFAGGAQYIGGLLRPGTSGHHQDVVDPATGGTVLRYELAGTDDVDAAVSAAREAFPGWSGLTPAERSEALHRFAAVLAGQADDFAYAESLQCGKPVKLSTGFDVPGTVDNTSFFAGAARHLEGKAAAEYSGDHTSYVRREALGVIGSIAPWNYPLQMAAWKVLPAVAAGNTIVLKPAEITPLTSLMFAQAATEAGLPDGVINIVSGAGQTAGEHLVSHPDVVMTSFTGSTAVGRRVATLAASTGKRLHLELGGKAPFLVFDDADLDAAVHGAVAGALINTGQDCTAATRAYVQRPLYDAFVSGVAALMESVRLGDPFDPSTDLGPLISHRQRDRVAGFVDRARSYATVVTGGEAPGGALADGAYYLPTLITDAAQDSEIVTSEIFGPVLVVLPFDTDDEGIRLADDTPYGLAASAWTTGLYRANRATRELRAGCVWINDHIPIISEMPHGGYKASGFGKDMSSYSFEEYTQVKHVMYDNTAVARKDWHRTVFGDR; translated from the coding sequence ATGCGCAACGGTTTCCAGGTGCAGGACCGCTTCGCCGGCGGTGCGCAGTACATCGGCGGACTTCTGCGCCCCGGCACATCGGGACACCATCAGGACGTCGTCGACCCCGCCACGGGCGGAACGGTCCTCCGTTACGAACTGGCGGGCACCGACGACGTCGACGCCGCCGTGTCAGCGGCCCGCGAGGCCTTCCCCGGCTGGTCGGGGCTCACCCCGGCCGAACGGTCGGAGGCGCTGCACCGCTTCGCCGCCGTACTCGCCGGCCAGGCCGACGACTTCGCGTACGCCGAATCCCTGCAGTGCGGTAAACCCGTCAAACTCTCCACCGGGTTCGACGTACCCGGCACGGTCGACAACACCTCGTTCTTCGCCGGTGCCGCCCGCCACCTCGAAGGCAAGGCGGCCGCCGAGTACAGCGGCGACCACACCTCCTACGTGCGCCGTGAGGCCCTCGGGGTCATCGGCTCGATCGCACCGTGGAACTACCCGCTCCAGATGGCGGCCTGGAAGGTCCTCCCGGCTGTCGCCGCCGGCAACACCATCGTGCTGAAGCCCGCCGAGATCACCCCGCTGACCTCACTGATGTTCGCCCAGGCGGCCACGGAGGCCGGCCTCCCCGACGGTGTGATCAACATCGTCTCCGGTGCCGGGCAGACAGCGGGCGAGCACCTCGTGAGCCACCCCGACGTCGTGATGACGTCCTTCACCGGATCCACCGCCGTCGGCAGGCGGGTCGCCACGCTCGCCGCCTCCACCGGCAAGCGCCTGCACCTGGAGCTCGGCGGCAAGGCGCCCTTCCTCGTGTTCGACGACGCCGATCTCGACGCCGCCGTGCACGGAGCGGTCGCCGGAGCCCTCATCAACACCGGCCAGGACTGCACGGCAGCCACCCGCGCCTACGTGCAGCGCCCCCTGTACGACGCGTTCGTGAGCGGGGTCGCCGCCCTGATGGAGAGCGTGCGGCTCGGCGACCCCTTCGACCCGTCGACCGACCTGGGCCCGCTGATCAGTCACCGGCAGCGCGACCGGGTCGCCGGTTTCGTCGACCGGGCCCGCTCCTACGCGACCGTCGTCACCGGCGGCGAGGCTCCCGGCGGCGCACTCGCCGACGGCGCCTACTACCTGCCGACCCTGATCACGGATGCCGCCCAGGACAGCGAGATCGTCACCTCGGAGATCTTCGGTCCGGTGCTCGTCGTGCTGCCCTTCGACACCGATGACGAGGGGATCCGCCTCGCCGACGACACCCCCTACGGACTGGCCGCCTCCGCCTGGACCACCGGCCTGTACCGGGCCAACCGCGCCACCCGAGAGCTCAGGGCGGGCTGCGTGTGGATCAACGACCACATCCCGATCATCAGCGAGATGCCGCACGGCGGATACAAGGCCAGTGGCTTCGGCAAGGACATGTCGTCGTACTCCTTCGAGGAGTACACGCAGGTCAAGCACGTCATGTACGACAACACCGCGGTGGCCAGGAAGGACTGGCACCGCACCGTTTTCGGGGACCGATAG
- a CDS encoding NADAR family protein has protein sequence MDGLLARTARGENVKYLPFWGHRPRSDGRLGESCLSQWWPAPFTVGPVTYASAEHWMMAGKARLFGDAGAEALAVAASSPAAAKKVGRLVEGFDDDVWARERFALVVAGSVHKFGQDPALRAYLLGTGERVLVEASPMDRIWGIGLAKDDPRTADPASWRGLNLLGFALMEARALLRAG, from the coding sequence ATGGACGGCCTCCTGGCGCGCACGGCACGCGGGGAGAACGTGAAATACCTGCCGTTCTGGGGGCACCGGCCCCGCTCGGACGGCCGGCTCGGGGAGAGTTGCCTGAGTCAGTGGTGGCCGGCGCCGTTCACGGTCGGTCCGGTGACCTACGCCTCGGCGGAGCACTGGATGATGGCCGGCAAGGCGCGGCTCTTCGGGGACGCCGGCGCGGAGGCCCTCGCCGTGGCGGCGAGCAGTCCGGCGGCGGCGAAGAAGGTGGGCCGGCTGGTCGAGGGCTTCGACGACGACGTGTGGGCGCGGGAGCGGTTCGCCCTGGTCGTCGCGGGCAGCGTGCACAAATTCGGTCAGGATCCCGCGCTGCGGGCGTACTTGCTGGGCACCGGCGAGCGCGTGCTCGTCGAGGCCAGTCCGATGGACCGGATATGGGGTATCGGGCTCGCCAAGGACGATCCGCGCACCGCGGACCCCGCTTCCTGGCGTGGGCTCAATCTGCTGGGCTTCGCGCTCATGGAGGCGCGTGCGCTGCTGCGCGCGGGGTGA
- a CDS encoding gamma-aminobutyraldehyde dehydrogenase has protein sequence MTTEVRRLRNYINGEFRDAADGRTIDVVNPVTEEVYATSPLSGQADVDAAMSAAAAAFPAWRDVTPAERQKALLKIADAFEERAEDLVAAESENTGKPLELTRTEEIPPMVDQIRFFAGAARLLEGRSAGEYMEGLTSIVRREPVGVCAQVAPWNYPMMMAVWKFAPALAAGNTVVIKPSDTTPASTVLIAEIIGQILPKGVFNVICGDRDTGRAMVEHPTPAMASITGSVRAGMQVAESAAKDVKRVHLELGGKAPVVVFEDTDIAKAVEGISVAGYFNAGQDCTAATRVMVHESIHDEFVTALAKAAADTKTGLPDDEDVLYGPLNNANQLAQVSGFIERLPAHAKVEAGGHRVGDKGYFYAPTVVSGLRQDDEIIQHEVFGPVITVQSFTDETQAVEYANGVEYALASSVWTKDHSRAMRMSKQLDFGCVWINTHIPLVAEMPHGGFKKSGYGKDLSAYGFEDYTRIKHVMTSLDG, from the coding sequence GTGACCACCGAGGTGCGCCGTCTGCGCAACTACATCAACGGAGAGTTCCGGGACGCCGCGGACGGGCGGACCATCGACGTGGTCAACCCGGTGACGGAAGAGGTCTACGCGACCTCGCCGCTCTCCGGACAGGCCGACGTCGACGCCGCCATGTCCGCCGCGGCCGCCGCGTTCCCCGCCTGGCGTGACGTGACGCCCGCCGAGCGCCAGAAGGCCCTGCTGAAGATCGCGGACGCCTTCGAGGAGCGCGCGGAGGACCTCGTCGCGGCCGAGTCGGAGAACACCGGCAAACCGCTGGAACTCACCCGCACCGAAGAGATCCCGCCGATGGTGGACCAGATCCGCTTCTTCGCGGGCGCCGCCCGGCTGCTCGAAGGCCGCTCGGCCGGCGAGTACATGGAGGGCCTCACCTCCATCGTCCGCCGTGAGCCGGTGGGGGTATGTGCCCAGGTCGCCCCGTGGAACTACCCGATGATGATGGCCGTGTGGAAATTCGCCCCGGCGCTGGCAGCGGGCAACACCGTCGTGATCAAGCCCTCGGACACCACTCCGGCGTCGACCGTGCTGATCGCCGAGATCATCGGGCAGATCCTCCCCAAGGGCGTCTTCAACGTCATCTGCGGTGACCGTGACACCGGCCGCGCGATGGTCGAGCACCCGACCCCGGCGATGGCCTCCATCACCGGCTCGGTGCGGGCGGGCATGCAGGTCGCCGAGTCGGCGGCCAAGGACGTCAAGCGGGTCCATCTGGAGCTCGGCGGCAAGGCTCCCGTCGTGGTGTTCGAGGACACCGACATCGCCAAGGCCGTCGAGGGCATCTCCGTCGCGGGCTACTTCAACGCCGGCCAGGACTGTACGGCCGCCACCCGTGTCATGGTCCACGAGTCCATCCACGACGAGTTCGTCACCGCGCTCGCCAAGGCCGCGGCCGACACGAAGACCGGTCTGCCGGACGACGAGGACGTGCTGTACGGCCCGCTGAACAACGCCAACCAGCTGGCGCAGGTCAGCGGCTTCATCGAGCGGCTCCCCGCACACGCCAAGGTCGAGGCGGGCGGCCACCGGGTCGGCGACAAGGGGTACTTCTACGCCCCGACCGTCGTCTCGGGCCTCCGGCAGGACGACGAGATCATCCAGCACGAGGTCTTCGGGCCCGTCATCACCGTCCAGTCCTTCACGGACGAGACCCAGGCCGTCGAGTACGCCAACGGCGTCGAATACGCCCTGGCCTCCTCGGTGTGGACCAAGGACCACTCCCGTGCGATGCGGATGTCCAAGCAGCTCGACTTCGGCTGCGTGTGGATCAACACCCACATCCCGCTCGTCGCCGAGATGCCGCACGGCGGGTTCAAGAAGTCCGGCTACGGCAAGGACCTCTCCGCGTACGGCTTCGAGGACTACACCCGGATCAAGCACGTCATGACGTCGCTCGACGGCTGA
- a CDS encoding glycerophosphodiester phosphodiesterase has translation MTTTVTAVAHRGDPYRARENTLPSIRSAVDRGADAVEIDVRVTRDRTPVLLHDSTLERLWGHDIRIDRLDHEELTERTGGGVPTLREALSAAGDRRVMVDLPGATDASVREIVGVVRECGARDRVYYCADTHAMLRVRAADPSAEIALTWTTLAPPRPVLLEAVRPRWLNYRFGLLTRELADRVHSDGLLVSAWTVDTRRTMRRLLAYGVDSVTTNRIDALRAQLANSLSSEAS, from the coding sequence ATGACCACCACCGTCACCGCCGTGGCACATCGCGGCGATCCCTACCGTGCCCGCGAGAACACCCTCCCCTCGATCCGCTCAGCCGTGGACCGGGGGGCGGACGCGGTCGAGATCGACGTCCGCGTCACCCGGGACAGGACGCCCGTGCTGCTCCACGACTCCACACTGGAACGCCTGTGGGGCCACGACATCCGCATCGACCGCCTGGACCACGAGGAGTTGACGGAGAGGACCGGCGGCGGGGTGCCCACCCTGCGGGAGGCGCTGTCCGCCGCCGGCGACCGACGCGTCATGGTCGACCTGCCCGGCGCGACCGACGCGTCCGTGCGGGAGATCGTCGGTGTCGTGCGGGAGTGCGGGGCGCGGGACCGCGTCTACTACTGCGCGGACACGCACGCGATGCTGCGGGTGCGGGCCGCGGATCCGTCCGCCGAGATCGCGCTGACCTGGACGACTCTCGCGCCTCCGCGCCCCGTCCTGCTCGAAGCGGTGCGGCCGCGCTGGCTGAACTACCGTTTCGGGCTGCTGACCCGCGAGCTGGCCGACCGCGTCCACTCCGATGGCCTGCTGGTCTCGGCCTGGACGGTGGACACCCGGCGCACGATGCGCCGGCTGCTCGCGTACGGCGTCGACTCGGTCACCACCAACCGGATCGACGCGCTCCGGGCGCAGCTCGCCAACTCCCTTTCGAGTGAGGCCTCTTGA
- a CDS encoding sensor histidine kinase, with the protein MWRSWVRRPGGGWLPREAWVTDIGIALLVQAAMTMPFVVPRSAGLPPATWASYGLTTLTVLPLVARRRAPVAVLIAVLAAGALYTFTVDGPGQPLPYTGLVAFYTVAELSPPRRRLAVAVLVLAAVFPSVAWNTGEARELLFSLFVFAASYAFGRFTHTRKAYIRAMEDRARQLEVTHRIEAERAAARERARIAREMHDILSHAVSLMIVQAEAGPVAVRTAPERAEAAFDAISETGRDAMVQLRRMLGVLREEGPADVRAPRAPQPALAELPDLLERVRSGGPEVTYTVTGRPRPLSADTEATVYRIVQEALTNVVRHSHASRVTVELAHAPAELTVTVTDDGRGPGTTTGLGLVGIRERAAAHGGKATAGAGPGGRGFQVLVVMPLVTSPEGVGS; encoded by the coding sequence ATGTGGAGGTCCTGGGTGCGGAGACCGGGGGGCGGATGGCTCCCGCGCGAGGCGTGGGTCACCGACATCGGCATCGCGCTGCTGGTGCAGGCCGCGATGACCATGCCCTTCGTGGTTCCCCGCTCGGCCGGTCTGCCGCCGGCCACCTGGGCGTCGTACGGGCTGACGACGCTGACCGTGCTGCCGCTGGTGGCCAGGCGGCGCGCGCCGGTCGCCGTCCTGATCGCGGTGCTCGCGGCCGGTGCCCTGTACACGTTCACCGTGGACGGCCCGGGGCAGCCCCTGCCGTACACCGGGCTGGTGGCCTTCTACACGGTGGCCGAGCTGTCCCCGCCACGGCGGCGGCTGGCGGTCGCCGTGCTGGTGCTGGCGGCGGTCTTCCCGTCGGTGGCGTGGAACACGGGCGAGGCCAGGGAGCTGCTGTTCTCCCTGTTCGTGTTCGCCGCCTCCTACGCCTTCGGACGGTTCACCCACACCCGCAAGGCCTACATCCGGGCCATGGAGGACAGGGCACGGCAGCTGGAGGTGACCCACCGGATCGAGGCCGAGCGGGCGGCCGCCCGGGAGCGGGCCAGGATCGCCCGCGAGATGCACGACATCCTCTCCCACGCGGTGAGCCTGATGATCGTGCAGGCGGAGGCCGGTCCGGTGGCCGTGCGTACGGCGCCGGAACGCGCGGAGGCCGCGTTCGACGCCATCTCGGAGACCGGCAGGGACGCGATGGTGCAACTGCGCCGCATGCTCGGGGTGCTCCGGGAGGAAGGCCCGGCCGACGTGCGGGCGCCGCGTGCCCCGCAGCCCGCGCTGGCGGAGCTGCCGGATCTGCTGGAACGAGTGCGTTCCGGCGGGCCCGAGGTCACGTACACGGTGACGGGCCGGCCGCGGCCGCTGTCCGCGGACACCGAGGCCACGGTCTACCGGATCGTGCAGGAGGCGCTGACGAACGTTGTCAGACACTCCCACGCGAGCCGTGTGACGGTGGAGCTGGCCCACGCTCCGGCGGAGCTGACCGTCACCGTGACGGACGACGGCCGGGGGCCCGGCACCACCACCGGCCTGGGGCTGGTCGGCATCCGGGAACGGGCCGCGGCGCACGGCGGGAAGGCCACGGCCGGCGCGGGCCCCGGGGGCCGGGGGTTCCAGGTGCTCGTCGTCATGCCCCTTGTAACCTCGCCAGAGGGGGTGGGCAGTTGA
- a CDS encoding adenosine deaminase — protein sequence MNDLHPFIAGLPKAELHVHHVGSASPRIVAELAAHHPDSKVPTDPEAVSDFFTFTDFGHFIDVYLSVVDLVRTPEDVRLLTFEIARDMARQNIRYAELTVTPFSSTRRGIPEQGFMEAIEDARKAAETELGVVLRWCFDIPGEAGLEAAEETTRLAVDLRPEGLVSFGLGGPEAGVDRPQFKPYFDRAIAAGLHSVPHAGETTGPGTVWDALTELRAERIGHGTSSTQDPKLLAHLAEHRIALEVCPTSNIATRAVTDIDRHPIREMAEAGVLVTVNSDDPPMFGTDLNNEYGVAARLLDLDERGLAGLAKNAVEASFLDPAGKRKLAAEIDTYTTNWLQAPGR from the coding sequence ATGAACGATCTGCACCCCTTCATCGCGGGGCTGCCCAAGGCCGAGCTCCACGTCCACCACGTCGGTTCGGCCTCGCCCCGCATCGTGGCCGAACTGGCCGCCCACCACCCCGACTCCAAGGTCCCCACGGACCCGGAGGCGGTTTCGGACTTCTTCACCTTCACCGACTTCGGTCACTTCATCGACGTCTACCTCTCGGTGGTGGATCTGGTCCGCACCCCCGAGGACGTCCGGCTGCTGACCTTCGAGATCGCCCGGGACATGGCACGGCAGAACATCCGCTACGCGGAGCTGACCGTCACCCCGTTCAGCTCGACGCGCCGGGGTATCCCGGAGCAGGGCTTCATGGAGGCCATCGAGGACGCCCGCAAGGCCGCGGAGACCGAGCTCGGGGTCGTGCTGCGCTGGTGCTTCGACATTCCGGGCGAGGCCGGTCTCGAGGCCGCCGAGGAGACGACCCGGCTCGCCGTCGACCTGCGGCCCGAGGGCCTGGTCTCCTTCGGTCTGGGCGGACCCGAGGCGGGCGTGGACCGTCCGCAGTTCAAGCCCTACTTCGACCGCGCGATCGCCGCGGGTCTGCACTCCGTCCCGCACGCCGGGGAGACCACGGGCCCGGGAACCGTGTGGGACGCGCTCACCGAGCTGCGCGCGGAGCGCATCGGCCACGGCACCAGCTCCACGCAGGATCCGAAGCTGCTGGCCCATCTCGCCGAGCACCGCATCGCCCTGGAGGTGTGCCCGACGTCGAACATCGCCACCCGGGCGGTCACGGACATCGACCGGCACCCGATAAGGGAAATGGCCGAGGCCGGTGTGCTCGTCACGGTCAACAGCGACGACCCGCCCATGTTCGGCACCGACCTCAACAACGAGTACGGGGTGGCGGCCCGGCTGCTCGACCTCGACGAGCGCGGTCTGGCGGGGCTGGCGAAGAACGCCGTGGAGGCCTCGTTCCTGGATCCGGCCGGCAAACGGAAGCTGGCTGCCGAGATCGACACGTACACGACGAACTGGCTCCAGGCCCCGGGGCGCTGA
- a CDS encoding response regulator, translating to MTIRVVVADDQELVRSGFAMILDAQPDIEVLAEAGDGAQALDAVRGLRPDVALLDVRMPVMDGIEACRAISAVSTCRTVMLTTFDSDEYVYEALHAGASGFLLKDVRRDDLVHAVRVVAAGDSLVAPSVARRLIAEFTSRPSPGRSAAEPGLLDALTARERETLLHLARGLSNAEISAALVVSEHTVKTHVGNVLSKLGLRDRVQAVICAYETGLVAPSPGGEALAVSPARVRRPPSQDPSLG from the coding sequence TTGACGATCCGTGTGGTGGTGGCGGACGACCAGGAGCTGGTGCGCAGCGGCTTCGCGATGATCCTCGACGCGCAGCCGGACATCGAGGTGCTCGCCGAGGCGGGGGACGGCGCGCAGGCTCTCGACGCGGTGCGCGGGCTACGGCCCGACGTCGCGCTGCTGGACGTCCGGATGCCCGTCATGGACGGCATCGAGGCCTGCCGGGCGATCAGCGCCGTGAGTACCTGCCGCACGGTGATGCTGACCACTTTCGACTCGGACGAGTACGTCTACGAGGCGCTGCACGCGGGCGCGAGCGGTTTCCTCCTGAAGGACGTCCGGCGGGACGACCTGGTGCACGCGGTACGGGTGGTGGCGGCGGGCGACTCGTTGGTCGCGCCGTCCGTCGCCCGCCGGCTGATCGCGGAATTCACCTCACGGCCGTCTCCCGGGCGATCCGCCGCGGAGCCGGGGCTGCTGGACGCGCTCACCGCCCGTGAGCGCGAGACTCTTCTGCACCTGGCGCGGGGGCTCTCCAACGCGGAGATCTCCGCGGCTCTCGTGGTCAGCGAGCACACGGTGAAGACCCATGTGGGCAACGTGCTGTCCAAGCTCGGCCTACGGGACCGCGTCCAGGCCGTCATCTGCGCCTACGAGACGGGGCTCGTCGCTCCCTCGCCCGGGGGAGAGGCCTTGGCCGTCTCCCCCGCCCGGGTGAGAAGACCTCCCTCCCAGGACCCCTCGCTCGGGTGA
- a CDS encoding DUF4190 domain-containing protein — protein sequence MSDNTQQPGGEGAPRDPWAPPDNRVELGKQPADAAPPAVHDQPTVTSMPGADAGTGPIPAPGGSFGPQQPSVPAPPVGPNGPGQPDRYGYPAAPAGPSASYGYPAAPVAPSASYGYPGYPGYGGQQPWGPAPANGLGIAAMVLGIIAVVGFCMWGFGIILGILALIFGIIGRGRAKRGEATNAGMALAGIILGSVSIVISAIFLGFLIWAVANDESGSDYDYDDPYATSLVVGTSR from the coding sequence ATGTCAGACAACACACAGCAGCCCGGGGGCGAGGGCGCGCCGCGCGATCCGTGGGCTCCGCCGGACAACAGGGTCGAGCTGGGCAAGCAGCCGGCGGACGCCGCCCCGCCCGCGGTGCACGACCAGCCCACGGTCACGTCCATGCCGGGTGCCGACGCGGGCACCGGGCCCATACCCGCGCCCGGGGGTTCGTTCGGACCGCAGCAGCCCTCGGTGCCCGCACCGCCGGTCGGGCCGAACGGGCCGGGGCAACCCGACCGGTACGGCTACCCGGCAGCTCCCGCGGGCCCCTCGGCGTCGTACGGCTACCCGGCCGCGCCGGTCGCGCCCTCGGCGTCGTACGGCTACCCCGGGTACCCCGGCTACGGGGGCCAGCAGCCCTGGGGCCCGGCGCCCGCGAACGGGCTGGGGATCGCGGCGATGGTCCTCGGCATCATCGCGGTGGTCGGCTTCTGCATGTGGGGGTTCGGCATCATCCTCGGCATCCTGGCCCTGATCTTCGGCATCATCGGCCGGGGCCGCGCCAAGCGGGGCGAGGCGACCAACGCGGGCATGGCGCTCGCCGGGATCATTCTGGGATCGGTCTCGATCGTCATCAGCGCGATCTTCCTCGGGTTCCTGATCTGGGCCGTCGCCAACGACGAGTCGGGCAGTGACTACGACTACGACGACCCGTACGCCACGTCACTGGTGGTCGGCACCTCCCGCTGA
- a CDS encoding serine hydrolase domain-containing protein, which translates to MNTRTRALLAAALVLGVAAGPAAPAAYANVTAAPAHAAGADTHGVPEADAEALGAAISGLPADDATAALVRVGGTDGRWRGSSGVHDLVSNRPADPSARFRAGSVTKVFTAATVLQLAGERKLDLDRTARHYLPDLIPAAYGGVTVRQLLNHTSGIPAPDLPGGTMEEAYAHRFDPHTPRGMVASATAKDPEFVPGRSQHYLNIGYTVLGLLIEKVTGDPYAHQVGKRVLRPLGMRSTSFPGTDPEIRGPHNHGYQLFAAPDGGTELRDVTVWGTTDAWAAGDIISTTADLERFTRALFAGKVVRGPLLEEMFTLPDASVRTYQTGGPAQFSAGLSVQTLGGREVWGKSGGRWGYNTLVAATRDLSRTLVYSVNSTDAKGREMNATAKDVVVAAFGAPPAG; encoded by the coding sequence ATGAACACACGCACCCGCGCACTCCTCGCCGCGGCCCTGGTCCTCGGCGTCGCAGCCGGGCCCGCCGCCCCGGCGGCCTACGCGAACGTCACCGCCGCGCCTGCGCACGCGGCCGGCGCGGACACACACGGCGTCCCCGAGGCGGATGCCGAAGCCCTCGGCGCGGCGATCTCCGGTCTGCCCGCCGACGACGCCACTGCCGCGCTCGTAAGGGTCGGCGGCACCGACGGCAGGTGGCGCGGCAGCTCGGGCGTGCACGACCTCGTCTCGAACCGTCCGGCCGACCCGTCGGCACGCTTCCGGGCCGGCTCGGTGACCAAGGTCTTCACCGCCGCCACGGTCCTGCAGCTGGCCGGGGAGCGGAAGCTGGACCTCGACCGGACGGCCAGGCACTACCTCCCGGATCTGATCCCGGCGGCGTACGGAGGGGTCACCGTCCGGCAGCTGCTCAACCACACCAGCGGCATACCCGCGCCGGATCTGCCCGGCGGCACCATGGAGGAGGCGTACGCCCACCGCTTCGACCCGCACACACCGCGCGGCATGGTCGCCTCCGCCACGGCGAAGGATCCCGAGTTCGTGCCCGGCCGCAGCCAGCACTACCTCAACATCGGCTACACCGTGCTGGGGCTGCTGATCGAGAAGGTGACCGGCGACCCGTACGCCCACCAGGTGGGCAAGCGCGTCCTGCGTCCGCTGGGGATGCGCTCCACGTCGTTCCCCGGCACCGACCCGGAGATCCGGGGACCGCACAACCACGGGTATCAGCTGTTCGCCGCCCCGGACGGTGGCACGGAACTGCGGGACGTGACGGTGTGGGGCACGACCGACGCCTGGGCTGCCGGGGACATCATCTCGACCACGGCCGATCTCGAGCGCTTCACCCGGGCGCTGTTCGCGGGCAAGGTCGTGCGCGGCCCCCTGCTGGAGGAGATGTTCACCCTGCCCGACGCCTCTGTGCGTACGTATCAGACGGGCGGTCCCGCCCAGTTCAGCGCGGGGCTGAGCGTACAGACCCTGGGCGGGCGTGAGGTGTGGGGGAAGTCGGGCGGCCGCTGGGGCTACAACACGTTGGTGGCGGCCACCCGCGACCTCTCCAGGACGCTGGTCTACAGCGTCAACTCCACCGATGCGAAGGGCAGAGAGATGAACGCCACGGCGAAGGACGTCGTCGTGGCGGCGTTCGGAGCCCCGCCGGCGGGATGA
- a CDS encoding SAM-dependent methyltransferase, with amino-acid sequence MTEPGRRTAPSRVRADIAHNARVWNYWLGGGDNYPVDRAVGERVTGMYPSIGEVARADRAFLGRVVRHLAGDVGIGQFLDIGTGLPTADNTHEVAQHTAPDARVVYVDNDPIVLAHARSLLTSSPEGSTEYVEADARDPERILRAAGHTLDLGRPVAVMMLGILNFVLDTDEARGIVAKLMDALPSGSHLVLTHPTLELGGEGNEAAMRFWNENATPPITARSSFEFASFLDGLDVLEPGVVSCSRWRAGSAGRTPEVAQFGAVGRKP; translated from the coding sequence GTGACCGAGCCCGGCCGACGAACCGCGCCCTCCCGTGTCCGTGCCGACATCGCCCACAACGCCCGGGTGTGGAACTACTGGCTGGGCGGCGGTGACAACTACCCCGTCGACCGCGCGGTGGGCGAACGGGTCACCGGCATGTATCCGAGCATCGGTGAAGTGGCCCGCGCGGACCGGGCGTTCCTGGGCCGGGTGGTGCGCCATCTGGCCGGTGACGTGGGGATCGGCCAGTTCCTCGACATAGGCACGGGGCTGCCGACCGCGGACAACACCCACGAGGTCGCCCAGCACACCGCGCCCGACGCACGTGTGGTCTACGTCGACAACGACCCGATCGTCCTGGCGCACGCGCGCTCCCTGCTCACCAGCTCACCCGAGGGCTCCACCGAGTACGTCGAGGCGGACGCCCGGGATCCGGAGCGGATCCTGCGCGCCGCCGGACACACCCTGGACCTCGGGCGCCCGGTCGCGGTGATGATGCTCGGCATCCTGAACTTCGTCCTGGACACGGACGAGGCCCGGGGCATCGTGGCGAAGCTGATGGACGCCCTGCCGTCCGGCAGCCATCTGGTGCTGACCCATCCCACGCTCGAGCTGGGCGGCGAGGGCAACGAGGCGGCGATGCGCTTCTGGAACGAGAACGCCACCCCGCCGATCACCGCCCGCAGCAGCTTCGAGTTCGCCTCGTTCCTCGACGGTCTGGACGTCCTGGAGCCGGGCGTCGTGTCCTGCTCCAGGTGGCGGGCGGGCTCCGCCGGGCGGACCCCCGAGGTGGCCCAGTTCGGCGCGGTGGGCCGGAAGCCCTGA